The Candidatus Neomarinimicrobiota bacterium sequence GGGATTTTTTTCGATAACAAGGCAAATATTGTTACCATAGCCCTAGCTATAGTAACAATATTTAACGCAGTTAGCGGGGAAAAGAACAAGGCTTGGTTGCGCTATATCATGCTTAACGTGACACTAGAATATGACTGTATCGGAGTTGGACGCCTAATGATAAGCTTCCAGGAGTGAGTTTACACTAAATTCTATTCTCTGGTGAGGATCTGCTCCACATCCGTAAACAGGGTATCGAAACCTTTGGTGATGGATTCTGTATGATGCAGGGCGGTTGCCAGTGAATCCAGAATGTATTTTTTGGCAATGAGCATTTTGCGGGAATCCTCGGCAGCTTCATCTAAAAGCAAATACCCAACGTAAAGTGAGCCGTACATTTCCACCAGTTCTGCTGAATGCAATTCCTGATAAGCCTTGTCCTCCTGCTCCAGAACGTACGCTTTACTTTTATTGAATAGATTACGAATCTTTTTCAGCTTATTGGCCAGCAACCGGGCTTCGTGATGCCACTCACGTTCCTCATTGGCATCAAACTGTTTATCAGAAATCCCTTTAATGACACTCCCGATAGCAGCAATGACCTGAAGTTGCGAGGTGCCTTCATAGATGTTAGTGATCCGGACATCACGATAATGGCGTTCCACATTGAATTCCTGCATATAGCCCGTGCCACCATGAATCTGGATGGCATCATAGCAGATGCGGTTCGCTTTTTCAGAGATGATGTATTTCGAGAGTGGTGTCAGAAAATCAGCCATGGATTTCCAATGTTTGACCTCCTGCCGAATATCAGTGATGGATTCACCGGCTTCCTTGAGTCGGGTCTGCTCCATCTCACACACCTTTAGCATATCAACTGCATGAGCGGTGGAATAGATCAATGTTCGGGAAGTCTCCAGATCCACTTTCATTTTAACCAGCATATCTGCCACAGCCGGAAAGTTTAGAATGGATTTTCCAAATTGTTCCCGTTCCTGGGCATAACGCCGGGCTTCAATATAGGCTGCCTGGGCGATCCCTAGAGCCTGAGCTGCAACTCCCAGACGGGCACCATTCATGAGAGCCATGACATAGGAGATCAATCCGCGTTTACGTGACCCGATGAGCTGAGCTGGTGTATCGTGGAATTGCATTTCGCAAGTGGGTGAACCTTTGATCCCTAATTTGTGCTCGATCCGCCTGATTTGAACCGTATCATCACCATAGCAGACAAAAAGGGACAACCCGCGACCATCTTTGGTGCCTTCCTCTGAACGGGCCAAGACCAGGCAAACGTCGGCATTGCCATTTGTAATAAAGCGTTTGACACCATTTAGATACCAATTACCCGCGTCATCCTGGTAAGCGCGCGTTTTAACAGCCTGGAGATCAGAACCGGCATCGGGTTCTGTGAGAACCATGGCACCGGATACCGTACCGCTGCTGAATTTTGGTAGATATTCGGCTTTGATCTCATCACTGGCAAAGTTTTCAATGGTTTCGGAAATATCCTGAAGCCCAAAAAGATTCATCAGTGAGGCATCCCCGCGTGAAACCATTTCTATAGCAAAAACATAGAGTGATATGGGTAGATTGAGTCCACCGTATTTACGCTCCAGGAGAAAACCCATGAGACCAGCTTGATTAAGTCGGTGCATGTCTTCTTCCAGCCCCTTGGCGTAAGTGACCTTACCATCAGCAAAGGTGGAGCCCAACTCATCAACTTCCCGGGCACGTTCTGCCACAAAATTGCCTGATATATCACCGACCACTTCCAGAATGCGTCTGAAATTGTCCCGGGCATCTTCATAATTCCGGGGAGCAAACGGATACTTGGCAGTCTCGGAATAATCATGTTCGCGGATCTTGATTATCTTTTCCAGATCGATCCGGTTGAATTGAAATTGAATATCCTGATTCTCAGTGAAAAAATTTGACATAATTAATCCTTGATAATCCTGTAATAAGTCGCTCTCATGAAGTGCCTGGAGAATCCTTAGTGTAATTGGCTTTTGTAGGCTGCGATCAACTTGGGAATAACAACCTCCAGATCGCCTGTAATTCCATAGTGAGCCACACCAAAAATTGGGGCTTCAGGATCATTGTTTATGGCGATAATCTTTTGGGATTCCTGCATTCCGGCCCGATGTTGAATAGCTCCTGAAATACCGATGGCGATGTAAAGCTTCGGTCGCACGGTTGTGCCAGTTTGTCCGACCTGACGCTCTGCCTCGATCAGACCAGCATCAACAGCAGCCCGGGATCCAGCTACATCTGCCCCCAGTACTTTGGCCAGATCTTTGATCAGTTGAAATTTTTCCGGAGTATCTGCCCCATAGCCACCGGCTACAATAATTGGAGCAGTCTTCAAATTCACTTCTGATGGTTTCTGATGTTTTTCGATGATTTGAACAGCGACCTCGATTGGCCCCAGTTTTACCGGAATCTGAATCACATGGCCTGTCCTGGATGGGTCTGCTTCGCCCATTTCCATGACGCCCTCACGAATGGTGGCCATTTGAATCGCTACATCAGGCGAGATGATCGTTGCAATGATATTTCCCCCAAAAGCCGGGCGGATCTGCAATAACAGATCAGTATGCTCGACTTTACGAAGTGTTAATGTTTCGATCTTTAATTCTGTGCAATCCGCAGTCAGACCGGAACGTGTATGGGAGGCAACCCGGGGAGCAATATCCCGACCAGTATGAGTCGCTCCAAATAACACAATCCGGGGTTGTTTATCTTCAACCAGCTTGGTGATCAGATTTGCATAGGGTAGGCTGCGAAAGTCTTTGAGTTCCTTATCATCCAGGAGATAAACATTGTCGGCACCATGGGCAAAAAGCGTATTTGCCAATTCCGCTATTTCGTGGCCAAGGAGAACAGCACTGACTTCGGAATCCATCTTTTTGGCTAAAGCTCCTGCTTTATGCAATAATTCCAGGCTTACATCTGCCAGCTCTCCATTGGATTGTTCGGCGAAGACCCATACCATATCTTTTATGTTTGAATTCATAATTATTCTATCCAAAAATGTGATCTTGCATTAGTTCGGTGATCATATCGTGCAGCCCGTCAGTTGTTGCTGGTACTTTTTTGAATTCTGAGCCACTAAGGATCACATTTTCAACCTTATGCACTTTGGTGGGTGATCCCGCCAGACCACACATGCTTACATCAGCATCGATATCTTCAATATTCCAGGTCTCAATGTACAGACCTTTCAGCTGGGCTTCTTCCAGCAGTTGATCCATTGAGATCAGGTCGTGACTATCATCTACTGTGGACTGGATCTCAAATTTTGATTGAGCTCGTTTATAGGTGCAAAGCCTTTTAACATCAAAAGGTCTGGGAACAGTTGCATCTTTGATCACAGTGAGCAGAACCGGCAGGGGAGACTCCAATATTTCGTAGCCATTATTGATGGCTCTTTTTGCTCTGATGGTTCGCTTTTGTAGATTCAGATCCTGGATCTCCTGCGTGTAAGTGATCTGGGGGATGCCCAGTTTTTCAGCAGTTTGAGGTCCTACCTGTGCTGTATCACCGTCGATGGCCTGGCGTCCTCCAAAAATAAGATCGAATTCACCAATGTGATGGACCGCTTTGTGAAGCGCATAGGATGTGGCCAAAGTATCAGCAGCGGCAAAACGTCTATCGCTAACCAGAATGGCGCGGTCAGCTCCCATATATAAACATTCGCGCAGCATATTTGCCGCATTGGGTGGTCCCATGGTCAGCGCGGTAACAGTTCCACCATGCTGATCCTTCAGACGCAGAGCAAGCTCCAGGGCTTCCTGGTCTTCCGGATTGAAGATTGCCGGTAAACGTGCCCTGTTCACCGTCCCATCAGGGCGCATCACATCCCCTGAAATATTACTGGTATCAGGTACTTGTTTTACGAGTACAATGGTATGAAGTGACATGCAGAAACTCTCCTCAACAAATTCATAAAGTTCAATATAGTCGGATACCAGCGATTTGAAACTGCTTACTTGATCAGGTTTTTTTAGCTGAGAATATCTGCCAGTTGAAGGGATTGAAAATGGTTTTCAGCCACAGAATATTGATGACCGTTCGTTCTCGGGAAACCTGATAACTGATCCACAACCCTACGATGGCCATAATACCATTGGGAGCCCACATAGCCAGGACAGGATCCACCATCCGGCGGTCTGCTAATTCTTCACCGGCAATAAGGGCTGCCCAGTAGATAAAAAACATACCAATAGCTACCCCAATGGTGCCACTGGATTTGCGGGTCATGATCCCCAGGGGAACCCCCACCAGCACGAAAACAATGCAGGTGACAGCCATGGCATACTTCTTATGGATCTCAACCAGATATTTATTTATCTGTTTCAGGTAACTGTTGAGAAGGCGTTCCTGACTTTCCAGCTTGTCGATGGTACGGTTCCAGGCTCTGGTTCTGGCTTTGATGGTTTCCGCTTTGTTTACCGGAATGCGTCTAATCGTATCCATGACAGCCACCATATCAACCAGTGAATCCCCATCAAAAAGTGGGCTGTTAACCCGAATGTTGAGCATCCGGTCGATGGTTCGCTGGTAACGACCCTTATTATCCTCAATACGTTGATACATCATGGCCGGGGTCATTTCCCGATCACCGCGAACTGCTGATTCCCGTCGTTTCAGCTCTAAATTATTAACCTTTACCGTTAAGCGAGTCGAATCGAAATACTCGCGTTGATAGTCATCCAGTTTATCCAGATCGAGCAAGTGTTTTTCACCATTGTATAAGGTGAAAATGATCTGTCCACCGGCAGTTTCTGTTCGGCCGCTTTCCGCAAAGATGGAGACTTGTTCGCGCAGATTACTTTTAGAAAAGATGATCACACCCTGCAGACCTGTTTCGGTTACTTCATTCACCCGGATGTTATAGTCTGGCAGATCATCAATGAAGTAACCTGGGACGATATCCATATCGGGTCGTTTGCGATAGATGTCAGAGCCTAACAGGCGAGCTCGGTGATTAACATCAGGCAGGATCGAAGTATTGAAGTAAAACGTAAAGCTTCCTACGAAAAGCGCGAATACCAATGCCGGCATCATGACGCGTGGAAGCGATATCCCACCAGAGCGCATGGCTGTCACTTCATGATCAGTTGCCAGACGACCGTAAGCCAGGAGGACAGCAACCAGGACTGACAAAGGGATAGCCAGTGCCAATATCCAGGCCAGATTAAGGGCGATGTATTCCAGGATGACAAAAAAGGAAAGTCCTTTACCCAGGATTCGGTCCATGGCACGAATAATAAAATTAACCAGAAAGATCATGGTCAGCACCAGCAACGAGTAAAAGAAGGGGGTTAGTAACTCGCGAAAAATATATTTATCTATGGTTTTGATCATCGGATAAAAATAGACGTGTTTGGGTTGGATTCTACAGGAAAGATGCTGTTACACAATGCAAGGTTATGGAAGCATCGTTTTCGTTCCAATGAATGAAGTCACCCCGGTGAAATGTCTCGATCTGCACAATTTCTTACAATACACGATCATGTAAATAGAACGCAAATAGAAATAGTTGCTATTTAGAAAATATTAATTATACTGCTTACATGGATATTAGTTTATATCAACTAACATGTGGTTGTCGTGGTGGGGTGCTTAAAAAATGCAACTACCTCAAACCGTAGAATTACTCGACTGTAACCTACAGTTTTAGCATGGGTTATGGAAATAACAAACTGGATTTTTCCAGAATGAAGGAAAGAAAGGAAATCAATAAATGAACATCGAATCAGCTTTAACTCGTAAGATTCAAGCCGGAATTACTTTGGCAGTAAGTGTGTTCTTAATATTTATTAACCCTGGCTTGGTCACCAAGACCGTAAACATGTTCCTGAAGGGTCAGACCAAAGGGGCTACCATGCCAATGAACGAAATTGCCTCCCTGCGCTTGCATGTTAGTTTTGGCTGGCTTGGCATAACCGTGATTGCTGGAATTATCCTGCTACTGGTTACCTACGCGTTCTTGAAGAATAAGTCCTGGGCCTTCCCCGTTGCATTGGTGAGCTTGGCAACGTTGCCAATTGGTAGCTTCTATGTCAGCAGTTTTGCCGGATATATGGTGAGGAAAGGCGCTTTTGCTCCTTCATTTACAGCGTTTATTGTTGGACTGCTCGCTTTTTGGGCTTTGATCATTTTAGAGAAAAAGGGTAAGGATCTATGGCCAACCTTTGTGCCACTAACCCTTTTAGGGATGTTTGGGACTCAAACATTCGCCTTTGCTGAACACGGGCTGCGTGGCTTGTATCAGGGCGGAAAAACAGCCTCGATCCTCGATCCATCGATTGGTATCTTGCGTTACTCGCAACCCATCATGGTTATTGTTCTGATCACCATCTTTATTGCGATCTATAATCTTGCTGCAAAAAAAGAAGCGGGTTGGTGGTTTAGCATAGTAGCGGGTCTGGGAATGGCCGTTGCTGCTTTCCCCGTCCATTATGCTCGTCCCAAAGCCTCATT is a genomic window containing:
- a CDS encoding acyl-CoA dehydrogenase family protein codes for the protein MSNFFTENQDIQFQFNRIDLEKIIKIREHDYSETAKYPFAPRNYEDARDNFRRILEVVGDISGNFVAERAREVDELGSTFADGKVTYAKGLEEDMHRLNQAGLMGFLLERKYGGLNLPISLYVFAIEMVSRGDASLMNLFGLQDISETIENFASDEIKAEYLPKFSSGTVSGAMVLTEPDAGSDLQAVKTRAYQDDAGNWYLNGVKRFITNGNADVCLVLARSEEGTKDGRGLSLFVCYGDDTVQIRRIEHKLGIKGSPTCEMQFHDTPAQLIGSRKRGLISYVMALMNGARLGVAAQALGIAQAAYIEARRYAQEREQFGKSILNFPAVADMLVKMKVDLETSRTLIYSTAHAVDMLKVCEMEQTRLKEAGESITDIRQEVKHWKSMADFLTPLSKYIISEKANRICYDAIQIHGGTGYMQEFNVERHYRDVRITNIYEGTSQLQVIAAIGSVIKGISDKQFDANEEREWHHEARLLANKLKKIRNLFNKSKAYVLEQEDKAYQELHSAELVEMYGSLYVGYLLLDEAAEDSRKMLIAKKYILDSLATALHHTESITKGFDTLFTDVEQILTRE
- a CDS encoding electron transfer flavoprotein subunit alpha/FixB family protein gives rise to the protein MNSNIKDMVWVFAEQSNGELADVSLELLHKAGALAKKMDSEVSAVLLGHEIAELANTLFAHGADNVYLLDDKELKDFRSLPYANLITKLVEDKQPRIVLFGATHTGRDIAPRVASHTRSGLTADCTELKIETLTLRKVEHTDLLLQIRPAFGGNIIATIISPDVAIQMATIREGVMEMGEADPSRTGHVIQIPVKLGPIEVAVQIIEKHQKPSEVNLKTAPIIVAGGYGADTPEKFQLIKDLAKVLGADVAGSRAAVDAGLIEAERQVGQTGTTVRPKLYIAIGISGAIQHRAGMQESQKIIAINNDPEAPIFGVAHYGITGDLEVVIPKLIAAYKSQLH
- a CDS encoding electron transfer flavoprotein subunit beta/FixA family protein; the encoded protein is MSLHTIVLVKQVPDTSNISGDVMRPDGTVNRARLPAIFNPEDQEALELALRLKDQHGGTVTALTMGPPNAANMLRECLYMGADRAILVSDRRFAAADTLATSYALHKAVHHIGEFDLIFGGRQAIDGDTAQVGPQTAEKLGIPQITYTQEIQDLNLQKRTIRAKRAINNGYEILESPLPVLLTVIKDATVPRPFDVKRLCTYKRAQSKFEIQSTVDDSHDLISMDQLLEEAQLKGLYIETWNIEDIDADVSMCGLAGSPTKVHKVENVILSGSEFKKVPATTDGLHDMITELMQDHIFG
- a CDS encoding LptF/LptG family permease, translated to MIKTIDKYIFRELLTPFFYSLLVLTMIFLVNFIIRAMDRILGKGLSFFVILEYIALNLAWILALAIPLSVLVAVLLAYGRLATDHEVTAMRSGGISLPRVMMPALVFALFVGSFTFYFNTSILPDVNHRARLLGSDIYRKRPDMDIVPGYFIDDLPDYNIRVNEVTETGLQGVIIFSKSNLREQVSIFAESGRTETAGGQIIFTLYNGEKHLLDLDKLDDYQREYFDSTRLTVKVNNLELKRRESAVRGDREMTPAMMYQRIEDNKGRYQRTIDRMLNIRVNSPLFDGDSLVDMVAVMDTIRRIPVNKAETIKARTRAWNRTIDKLESQERLLNSYLKQINKYLVEIHKKYAMAVTCIVFVLVGVPLGIMTRKSSGTIGVAIGMFFIYWAALIAGEELADRRMVDPVLAMWAPNGIMAIVGLWISYQVSRERTVINILWLKTIFNPFNWQIFSAKKT